The genome window gcctttgtttacttaagtctatttttattactccaaaatgtaattataattatctgattactcgattaatcgtcagaataatcgactgattactTGATTGCCAAAAATAACCGTTTGTGCAGCCCTTGTTGCCACAGCTTGATATGCTATGTGAACGACCCAGTTACAGTCTGTAGTTTCTTGacataatatttgaatatatatttaatatatctaTCTCACTCAGGTCTGCCCAGTGACTCTCAGATCGTGCAGGTTCTAGAAGAAGAGTCCCAGGCTCGGCTGTCCCAGTTTAACCAAAAGGACATCTCCATGGTTTTCAGCAGCAGCATGAAGCTTCATCCGTCCAGCCAGCATCCCTTGATTGAATCATGTCTCGCCGGGCTAGAGAAGAACATTGAGCGGGAACGCCACCCCCAGACGCTCTTCCTCCTGCTCTCCTACTACCGCACGAAATGGAGAGCGCTGCGGGCGGCGGATGGAGTTTCTCCTGAGCAGCTGGTGGTGAACCGGAAGATCCTGCGGCTGGTGAAGCACACGCTGGCCAGTGTTAGCAGCGTCAGGGATCATGAGATGGCTCTGCTGGATGAGATGCTGTCAGCATGTGCCAGGGAGGCTAGCAACAAGAGCCTCGAGCTTATCTTCAGCTCTCACCTCTTCTACCAGAACAGGCAGGAGAAGTTTGTGAGCAGCCTTGCAGGTGAGTTAACATCAAATTTGtctttatggtaggaaattagaCAGTGTTGCTAAACTTAAGTAATTCTGTCTAAAAAGAAGTTTAGAAACAGTTTAGCTAAAAATAAAAGTTACTTGTGACATTATTTATGTTTAAATCTTGAATTTTAGTTATACAATGACTTTCAACAGCCACAAGTtgatttttaaagaaatagttcacccaaaaatgacaattctgtcattaattattcaccgtcaagctgttccaaacctgtaagaccttcgtttgtctttgaaacacaaattaacgggtcttaccggtttggaacaacataagggtgagtaattgatgacagaattctcatttttgggtgaactaacctttaatgtttttgtaagaagtctcttatgctcaccgaggctgcatttgattaaaaatacaattaaaacagtaatattgtgaaatattattacaatttaaaactgtttgaatttattttaaaaaaatttttttaccaaTCACACAACACTTACCCTTtgtgttaatattattatatatttaaaaaatccaccaTAAATTCAATTTAAACATTTTCAGAAGCTAAATGATCAACAGATAAACAAATAGATAACTTCTGATAAGCGAAAAGAAATTACTGTTCATATTTCTGACATTTCTGTTCAAGAAAAGACATCTTTGattacttaaaatgttaagtatgTGTCTATAGagaaataataaggcattaaagaGAGAgttccaaaaatgacaattatcccatgatttactcaccctcaagccattctattTTTTTGTCCATAAATCATGAAAAGTACTCCACATTGCACTGGGGGGTTAAAATggcttctgaagtgaattgatgtgtttgtgtaagaaaaatattgatatttaaaactttataaactgtaatctctagctttttATATTCTGTTTATATAATTCTATGTTTTATTTCTTTCTACTAAAGTTTTTTTGCAATAATACACAATTTCCTGTTGCCAAGAACTGAATGGGGGATAAGGAATGAGGCTAACTTTAAACGCTTTTTATCTTTGTAGAAGAGTTGCCTAAAAAGGTTGATAGCATTACGCCTTACACCATGGCCCTCATCGCCAAATACATCGCTCGCCATCGTCTCAGAGAAGCACGGTTGCTAGACACTATCGCTGACTTCTTGGTCAAGAAGGGTGAATATCTGGACAGCAAGGTTAGACAACTTGTTCAGTTTCACTTCTAAAGAGTGGTTTCTATAGGAAAGAACCCAAGAACCTAAGTGAAAACTTACTTTCATTTTCTATATTACATAATGCTGATAAAACCAAGTGAGCATTGTGTAGTATTTAACTTTTCCCCTTTCAATATTTTCTCTGCTTAGGTGATCCAGAAGCTTGTTTTCCCTTTCAGCCGTATGAGTTATCGGCCGGCTAATGAAGCTCAGTTTTTCTCAAAGCTGGAGATGGTGCTTGAACTAAAGGCTCTGAGCTCTCCGCTGGCCACCGTAAACATCCTCATGTCTTTGTTCCAGCTCGGTCATTTTCCTGGGCTTGTTCTTCACCGTGTCTTCTCCCCATCGTTCATCAGTAATGTCACCAGTGAGTTGGAGTTCGTCATTACTAAATGCTTGTTTTGAAATCGAACTGGCATGTTTGTGGAGTGCTACGACTAGTGCTTGTCTCTTGAAAAGCCTTTATATACCTTTATTTGCTTAGATGGTTCAAGGGttcatgtttgttttttaatgtttagtgAAACATAAGTAAACTCTAAAACTGCCTTAAACCAGTACACACACGTGTAAACACATTATGGTGACAGATAGCAATAGTGACCTCTGCTGGTGGACTTATTTCTTTACAGTgcaaaaacagtatttatactTTTACTATAGCAGTATTTTACTATCTGTATAGGTGTAGGACGTCTTTTATGCTTACCAATATTgtaattacaattcaaaataactgttttccaaggtaaaaaaatatatattaatttttttttattattgttatggcaaagctgaattttcagcagtcattgcTCCTGTCTTTAGTATCACacgatccttcacaaatcattctaataaacaattttttgttattattagtgttaaaaacagttgtgctgctatttTTTGGAAATCTTGATACTTTCTTTCAGAATTCTCAAAgctcaaaataacagcatttatttattttgtgacaaTATAAATGTGTTCACAGTCACTTTTTCTATGTCTCTTGTTTGTAGACAGCCCGTATGCCCTGATTGTACGTCGATACCTTTCACTACTGGATGCAGCCGTTGAGCTGGAATACAGGGACTACACTGGACCTCGCCTTCAGGATACCCACAAAGTGCTCATGTTCGACCACGCTTTAACTGCAGATGAGGTGAACCGCAAATACAGGTAAGTGACTTTAGCAGTATCTGCCAGTATTCTGAATTTAGAAGAGATGTTGCATCAATTTGTTCAGGTTACAGTGACCTTAGAGTGCTTGTGTTGCAGTTATAAAGGTCTGGTTGCAGAGGCACTCCGGCAGCTTGTTGGTGAGCACGGCTACAAACAAGATGAAGTTCTGGCACCAGGATATTACACAGGTCATTTTTTTTGTTGTAATCCAGGCATTTTTGTAGAGGTTGCTTAACATcacatttacttaaaaaaaaaaaaaaaaaaaaattggtgaccataaactcattTGTCAGCTAGAAAATTTAACTCTAGAGAGGAAaatgtgctaaatatatgcaccatataacatatttgtaatcatttttaccgttcttcagtgtttaatttatgtttaaaaaaatctgtcaagtttttatgacagtcagcatttaaatgttgaTATTTCGAAATaagaatttatttctttgatttttttttctttgagaaaaTTTTGCATGCACTGTACCTCATATGTATCCAAAATAATTGATATAGAATTGCAATCGCAAATCTGTGGATCAGAATCTAATTGAATCGTGAAATTTGTGTTAAAACCCAGCCCTAATAATTTCTGCAAtgaagtttatatttattttatgtgaaGTTCACTAAAATAATTAGAAATGATTTATAAAGTCCCAATGTAAACTAAAGCcccaaacataaaaaataaaaaagtcccaCTACCAACACTTAacaaccaaaaataaataaatttaatggcCGATGATGGTCAGAAAAAATGGATAAAAGGATGGATAAAAAAATGGCTTTCCTATTTTGCATTATTAAATttgttaaattgtattattatttactattaataatattgGCTTTAGTGTTAAAAAATTCATATGTAGTTTTCTTTTAAGGTAGTAGTTATATGTTATATGgctttatgtattttatatatgtacatatatgttGACTATATCAGtgttatatatgtacatatatgttGACTATATCAGTGTATTGTTTTCGtcgacgatgacgagataaaaatggctcgttgatgactaaaacatgacgagacgtgtgtgagttttcgttggcgAGATGAGAATAgacaaatgttagtgggtggtccgtcagacgtttaaaatgcacgacatttctgcttattgtgcatgccaattaaaacctaagaagtatctgccgctatggcaagccgttttagcattaaatactctttgccatactagtaggctatggcaagccgttttagcattctatccttgtttggttacgcccaccacctggtgtgcagcgcacaacgtgctcaacatgtcacattgttgtcactcagacagacagacgattaaccatgatggcagtttgcacattatttcaaatatatgtcttatgtctaaaaacattccttcattattgtaattattggtgaaaatagtcgatccggaagctcacattgtgttgaactatagatctgctattttcacaacttataagtgacactacccaacagcaaaatacttactgacctacattaatttgttaaaagactacttttcccccttttttgactaaaactagactaaaacctttatgacttttctttgactaaaattggactaaaactatcacatatagaagtgactaaaatgtgactaaaactaataagtaTTTTAGTtcataagactaagactaaatctaagatggttgtcaaaaacaacactggactaTATTGATTAACTATTGATTTTAGTTTGattgattttagatttttttttttttagagaatatAGTTATATTTATACTTAACAAgaatcttatgctcaccaagtctgcatttatttgctccaaaaaaaaaagtatggtaatgtcatccaagatgttcttcggtcgcaaagaaattacatttgttgaggaaaacattccaggatttttctccatatagtggacttcagtggtgatcaacgggttgaaggtccaaattgcagtttcaatgccgcttcaaagggctctacctgatcccagccaaggaataagggtcttatctagtgaaacaattgcaaaaaaaagcaaacatgcaaagaaagtcaaactgctgtttggaccttcaacccgcagacaaccattgaagtccaccacatagagaaaaaccctggaatgttttcctcaaaaaactttctttgcgactgaagaaagaaaggcatgaacattttCAATgacttgggggtgagtaaattatcaggctTTTTTAATTCTGGatgtgaacttatcctttaaaataactttgatgtaattttgtgtaaaattattattaattttaattttagtgttgTTATAAAATTCATGAGCAGATTTCCTGCTGTGGATCGACAGCACGGGCCGCGTCCTCCCCATCAGAACAGGCACACCAGCAGCATCATTAGCAGCAGGTTCAACCGCGTGTGTAGTGCTGAACCTCAAATCTCCAGAGGGGCCCGGCTCAGTCGCGGCCCTCACTACTGACTTTCAGAAGTTCTCTCCCTTTGCCCCATCACTGGAGGAAGGTGCCGACAAAAGAGCAGGAGAGGAGTCGGCCTTCCTCTCTGCTCACATGCGTCccccagcagcagcagcaggaggATCTCAGAGGGACTACAACCCATATTACACCACAGATTATTACTCAACTCTAGCCAAGGAACACTCGCTAGAGAGCCAGGACAGCTCCACCCTCAGTAGCCCCTCAGACTGCCTGACCCAGTCAGGAACCTCCGTTCCAGGGACGGTTGCCCCGCAAGACTCCCTGTTCCAGTTCTCCATTGGAAAAATCCTGGAGGATGAGGGAGGCACTGCGACAGGAGTGAACCCGGGGCCAGACTGTGAGATTGCTACGTTTTACGAAGGTGTTTCGTACCCAGAGGGTGGCGAGAGTGATGTTGTAGCCGCTTCTCCACTGCAGCTTCACAACGCAGACAACCCTGAAGCTGACCGGACCACAGGAGAGCAGGTGAAGAGGTCAGTCCTTTCTTAATCATTCagaaaatacagttgaggtcaaaagtttagatacaccttgcagaatctgcaaagtgtaaattatttaaccgaaataagtgggatcatacaaaacgttGTAcacgtttacaaatagtccacaagagaaaataatagttgaatttataaaaatgaccctgttcaaaagtttacatacacttaattcttgtGAAACACttaatgatccacaactgtgttttttgtgtagtgatagttgttcataaatcccttgtttgtcctgaacagttaaactgcctactgttctttagaaaaatccttcaggtcacacagattctttgttttttcagcatttttgtgtatttgaaccctttacaacaatgactgtatgattttgagatccatcttttcactctgaggacaactgagggactcatatgcaactattacagaaggttcaaacgctcactgatgctccagaaggaaaaaacatgcattaagagccatgggtgaaaacttcttgaatttgaatatgagagtaaatttaacttctttTATTTTCTGggcaacatgtaagtatcttttgtagcttctgaagggcagtactaaattaaaggaatgatgtttaggcaaaataagaaaaacgtacacagcttcattctgttcaaaagtttacaccctgggctcttaatgcataatttttccatctgaagcatcaatgagcgtttgaaccttctgtaatagttgcttgtgagtcactcagttgtcctcagtgtgaaaagatgaatctcaaaatcagtcaatatacagacattgttggaaagggttcaaatacacaaaaatgctgaaaaaccaaagaatttgtggaacctgaaaaattttcctgaagaacagcaggcagtttaactgttcaggacaaacaagggactcatgaacaactatcactaaacaaaaaaacacagctgtgaataacacagtattaagaatcaagcgtatgtaaacttttgaacagggtcatttttgtaaattcaactattattttctcttgtggactatgtgtaaacgtcttttatgtgaaatatcttattcaagtcagtactgaataaaaaataacgtgcattttgtatgatccctcttattttggtaaaataactaacattttgcagattctgcaaggtgtgtataaacttttgacctcaacagtaTATCTATGCCATCCAGGCTTTAATGTTTTGCTCATTATCTTTAACCTATTCTTTCTGTCCTTCCTCACATACAGGGTTATTATGTCTGTAAATGATAAATGGCATTACTGCCATAATTCTGATGTGCTGGTCGGATCGAGGGCAATGAGAGACCGTCACCTGCAGTTATTGGGCTACATCATACTACAGGTGAAGActaaacaatatatttaaatttattcaaTTTCTTgccaccttaaagggatagttcacacaaaaatgaacattctatcattaattactcaaactcatgttgttccaaacctctaaTACCTTCgttcaccttcagaacacaaattaagatttctgATAAAATCCGAAATCTgaattctgaccctgcatagacagcaacacaactgacacgttcaagacccagaaacatagtaaggacattgttaaaatagtcatgtgatgtcacatggactatttcattgatgtccttactacctttcagttCCTTGAaggtggtagttgcgttgctgtccaaagatgaatgaaggttgtACGTGTTTGGAAAGACACAGCGGTGAGAAATTACTGACtgaaatttaatttcatttttcatttactCGTATTTTACTTGCAGTTGCCCTATTTGGAGTTGGAGAAGCTGAACGGGATAGAGGAAGTGAAGCAGTACCTACACAAAAAGCTGCTGGACGTTCCTTTATGACGACTTAAatggagtgtgtgtttgtgtgcttcAGAGAGCATGTGCAACATCCACAGTTTGAAGAGGTTTTGTTGTTTTGAGAAAGACTTTGGTGTacgtatgtgtctgtgtgtgtgtatgtatgtgcgttTGTACACAGGATGTGAACAGTCCTTGTTTCCAGGACAAAACTTTGACTGACACAAGGAATCTGGGTGGGTGTTATCGTTATTCTTTAATTACAGAGAGGTCATCTTTGGGCAGAGTTCAAAGTAATATATGTAATCTAATTGTGCCTGGATGGTACCGCTTATTTAGCATCATCATGCAAACATTACTTTCCTCAGCAAATGATCAAGGGCCATTTTATTCTCAATACATTACAAAGAAATCCGCAGCACttctaaaatgtttaatattttgtccAGAGTGATTTGGGGGTGAAAAGAATGGGTGGTTTATTATTATATGTTCCCcaacattttagtttagtttttgaaGGTGTTCCTACATGCCCTTTTGTGTCCCCACTGTTATTTTGGTGTGTTAAGGTGCAAATTTGGGGCAGGAACTAAGTTTGATTTTTGGGGCAAGTATAGTGTAGTATATTTTATGGATGTGGACACAAGTGTGCAGTGGTCTGGTGAATGAGCCACAGCTATTTGTATTTCAAACGCTGCTACCACGACCACTGCTGCTCTTTGGTTTTAAACCGAAAAGAATTGAGGGTTTGGGGATAAATATGAACGTATATATTAAGAAATAAATGGGGGTGTTGATTAAAAGTCTTATGATGTGAACTGTATGGAGGTACAGAATAGATAAAGACGGAATGTAcaagaattattattatatgcAGGAATGGGctgtttatgtattttattttctcaaaatgattaaCCGCGTTGGTGTCATGTGAGGGGAAAAGCAATGCACAAAGTTGACTGCAGGATAGTTATTAAATAATGTTGTCATCTCTCCCGTGTGGAGAGTGTTGCATTTTTAGATTGTGCCTTTAGTGTATGAATCTGTCCTCACTGTAATCTTCAGACAAATTCTAAACGAAAAGCTTAATGAAAGTCTTTTATAAAAAGACAAGTAAATGTAGCTGCAGtttgaaaaaaatgttaatttcatCATTAAAAAGAAAGTAATTCATGGAATCCAGTTGGATTTGTCATATTCATTTTTGTCACAGTGACAGGCAACAATCTAGTGTGATATTTAAGTATTATCATAGTTTATTTTAATAAGTACAAAATAAGTTTTGCATAGTTAATTTCAACTAAAGCCAAGAGGTTTGTGAAATCAAGGCCTTGCTTACATTCACATGAACCTAAAATCAGATCTTAATATGAAAGATGTATAGTGTGCGAGTCAACCATATACCACTTTTTCTGTGTGCATTTGCTTTGCTCTTTCTTTAGAGGGAAAGATAATTTATTATGGGAAGTGAATGTAAGTGGACTGTGTGAGTGAATGTCTGTGTGTCAGGTAGCAGGTGGGGAAATGGATTGAGTTGtctgtttatatatacatattaaaatgtctatataaaaaagattattaaaaatgaaaaagcagAAAATCTAGTTTGTCTTCCATTTATTTTTTCAAGCCAGGACAATATTCTTACAGTACATTCTACCCCTATGTCAAGTTGTATCTGGTTATTTGAATATTATATATGTTATTTAGTGCTGTTtaaattaatcgcgattaatcgcatccaaaataaaagttttggtttatataatgtgtgtgtgtgtgtgtgtgtgtgtacagtgtatatttattatgtatagataaagacacacatacagtatatattttaaaagtatttacataatataaattatatgaatataaatatatgtataaatttatataatatataaacataacatttttcttttctccacatatatttatatatatatatatatatatatatatatatatatatatatatatatatatatatatattggatgcaattagtttatattttatactttttttttcagttttcattttttaaattttgtttgttAACCATTTCGCTGACCATTGAGCTACATTGTATtctattatattaattgttagtattatgattcatatttttattatcaatctTTTTGTGGTACACAAAgaaagatatttttaatatatattaggCTTTTCATCTAATactcattattaatattttattttgaataattttttcTGCTTCATTTCAGTTacaaaaaaaatgatttgatgtttttttaaagtgatccccaggtattaagacttgtatggcttaatataatgtaaatgtcttttactgaaatatgtagttgaaaaccatgaaagatttatattatttaaaaaaaaaacattttttaatacatattttggactataggagcgccattatttcgatgatgtaaaatggttgcacttggtgagctactggtgctatttttaccacaacacatcttagaaaataaaatactgatacgatgaccacagctactgaaggaggcttaaaccaaatgccgtaccatcatttttcctcacaaggagtctaaacacccccagaaatcgagtgaaatccacgctgagaaactccttcaatAGCTGCAGCCATCATGACAAGCGTCAGCATATTTACATTCTGTAAGGATGGCATCTAGcctttcttgtctctgccgtttataagctctttcagtagctgtggtctacgaaaagcctcaaaggcatcagggctaaagtggaaagagCAAAGATGCGGGAaggttttattcgtccacaggtatCTTCGCATTCTTTCCTCCtcatcgctaggaaagcagtgaagacttactaCCAAAAGCTGTgcaatgtggcatcgtattagtattttcttttctttgttgttgagttgtgttgcagtaaatataacaacaggtagtgccagcagctcacagagtgcaaccattttagatcataaaaataaaaatggtgcaccaatagcccaaaatatgtataaaacgatgtggattgttttaaataacgtaaatcttttatgggttttctactacatatttctgtAGTAGAAAGgaaagacatcatttatgttatattaagccatgaaAGTCTTAATACCAGAGGTTCTCTTTAACAATAACTCTGCTGATATGTATAATCTGCAGATAAATCCTCATCAAAAGCTGAATATGTAAATCTTGACTTTAAAAGGGATTATGCCATGAGCTTTAAAGCTTGGCTTGTCAAACATAATGGATTCGGTCTATTTAACAGTCTGATCAGGTGGTAGTGGCAGCTCTGAGTTTGTCATTTGGTGTTCAACACATCTAAGCATCTGTGTGGAAGGACAGACAGTAAAAACAACATCTTCAGATGATCTACTTGCAAAAGTCATGCGCCTTGTGTTTACTAAAAGAGCAGTGGCTGTTCATTAGGCACAGCTGCACTGacaggaaatttttttttttttttaaagaaacagttcactcaaaaataaaatatcagtgatcatttactcaccctcatatcattccaaacccttaagacattcatttatctttggaacacaaattaagatatttttgataaaatccaagagctttctgaccctgcatagacagcaacgcaactgacacgtacAAGACCCAGAaagcagggatgtgatttttccggattaatccggaattccggatttttcgacctgaaaatgtgacctatgtcacgtatttgcgaccgttcgcaaatggcggatggcgaagtatgattggtcagctgtcaatCAAGCTCCCTGTTGCACAGTGTAAGTTACCTCAGTCGCTCTCGCGCTACAGTGGTATCGTGACAAGAACATCGCCGGATCGGATGATCTGGGTATGTATTATTGCTTGTGTCTATATATAACCTATAAGTtactaatttgactttgttgtcgattgattagatgatcgattttgagtgattttccactATGGCAGGATATTTAAGCTgtattaacattaacttacttgtatttgctagctattagggatgctcatttcggttaattttcccaaccgacaaccgcaaatcattatccgattattaaccgttaactgataagatGGTAAGTTAACACTTTTCAATAAGGTT of Garra rufa chromosome 10, GarRuf1.0, whole genome shotgun sequence contains these proteins:
- the fastk gene encoding fas-activated serine/threonine kinase, which translates into the protein MLGLPVRFGLLTCRRFSSPHQPSRLLSLGALISMYTTRMYSGGGGKPGRRIGLMGGGPPMLENHHHPLTPHHPHVHQPQSYPPVYQARLDAHRPHYQTHQHYHTHTQVTHLPPPHYQPHAHLHHGKKKTWNFIHEKMSYDTFFTMKRLIDRSRTVDEVLRWVTQNPGKISHNHYPIALQKIGQLLVLQQAGGQAGGSGSGGGGGGGGGTGDGALPASSAGGSGENAIRQILDNQDFQTLCDAIVNDCSKFDNFSIVNCLYAVAALGLPSDSQIVQVLEEESQARLSQFNQKDISMVFSSSMKLHPSSQHPLIESCLAGLEKNIERERHPQTLFLLLSYYRTKWRALRAADGVSPEQLVVNRKILRLVKHTLASVSSVRDHEMALLDEMLSACAREASNKSLELIFSSHLFYQNRQEKFVSSLAEELPKKVDSITPYTMALIAKYIARHRLREARLLDTIADFLVKKGEYLDSKVIQKLVFPFSRMSYRPANEAQFFSKLEMVLELKALSSPLATVNILMSLFQLGHFPGLVLHRVFSPSFISNVTNSPYALIVRRYLSLLDAAVELEYRDYTGPRLQDTHKVLMFDHALTADEVNRKYSYKGLVAEALRQLVGEHGYKQDEVLAPGYYTDFLLWIDSTGRVLPIRTGTPAASLAAGSTACVVLNLKSPEGPGSVAALTTDFQKFSPFAPSLEEGADKRAGEESAFLSAHMRPPAAAAGGSQRDYNPYYTTDYYSTLAKEHSLESQDSSTLSSPSDCLTQSGTSVPGTVAPQDSLFQFSIGKILEDEGGTATGVNPGPDCEIATFYEGVSYPEGGESDVVAASPLQLHNADNPEADRTTGEQVKRVIMSVNDKWHYCHNSDVLVGSRAMRDRHLQLLGYIILQLPYLELEKLNGIEEVKQYLHKKLLDVPL